In Desulfopila inferna, a single window of DNA contains:
- a CDS encoding molybdopterin-dependent oxidoreductase: MAQTKTITVSIDNREIHAPAGSTILQAAREGGIYIPTLCYLEGLPDYGGCRLCVVAVENMRGFPTACTTPVSAGMKISTSTPALQELRRDILELILSEHPYTCLVCGDKKECSEFMHTTRKVSTTTGCNFCTNNGNCELQELTEYLGLTQIRYPIAYRNLPAVKDNPFYDLDYNLCVLCGRCVRICNEERYSEVLAFINRGNSALVGTAFNETQKEAGCEFCGACVDVCPTGSLSEKMGNWVGLPDKSTITHCAFCSIACEITINTKGNRIVNVGPEPGKKEDPPQACLRGKFIPGDITHHPQRITRPHIKKEGQWAEAGWDEAIDLISENLAHHRGPQFGLIGSAHDTIENSFILQQFVRRTMKSANVDIHPTNAYKTIIRDIYDYHATHGFAEIDDILEADHIYVIGAQASWSHPIIENHIRKAYRAGKKVTVANLAITRTMNFSSDYRLYKKGREHIFLHQLMAEQTAAAQRAGKNIMVIGDEVLHSTRAEENIKNLMRIGELPGEIKMLFLMPEGNRYGAVMAGMNPALLPGFAAAGQEGLTTEEMLKKRKVLSALYLVGDISDQRLLKSLKGLQFMVQHNMFFTPASDYAHVFLPLTTSMESDGHIFNLEGKLKRFTPVHQNDHTLPTSQIIGRIATILDVKESFGTQDLDRHIQALAERSLLTGQKPRIGEEKKPHPRSKSKNSYMTREMLKKHHFHYLGNNLEKVIPDLQEVLQE; encoded by the coding sequence ATGGCCCAGACAAAAACTATAACGGTATCCATCGACAACCGGGAGATCCATGCACCGGCAGGCTCCACCATCCTGCAGGCGGCCCGGGAGGGCGGGATTTACATTCCGACCCTGTGTTATCTGGAAGGCCTTCCCGATTATGGCGGCTGCCGCCTCTGCGTTGTTGCGGTTGAAAATATGCGCGGCTTCCCCACCGCCTGCACCACCCCGGTTTCTGCGGGCATGAAAATTTCCACCAGCACTCCGGCATTACAGGAGTTGAGAAGGGACATACTGGAGCTGATCCTCTCGGAACATCCATATACCTGCCTGGTCTGCGGGGATAAAAAAGAATGCAGCGAGTTCATGCATACCACCAGGAAGGTCAGCACCACCACCGGCTGCAACTTCTGCACCAACAATGGGAACTGCGAGCTGCAGGAACTCACAGAATACCTCGGTCTGACGCAGATCAGATATCCCATCGCCTACAGGAATCTTCCTGCCGTCAAGGATAATCCCTTCTATGATCTGGATTACAACCTCTGCGTTCTCTGCGGCAGATGCGTCAGGATATGCAACGAGGAGCGGTACAGCGAAGTCCTGGCCTTCATCAACAGGGGCAACTCAGCCCTGGTGGGGACGGCCTTCAACGAAACGCAAAAGGAAGCGGGCTGTGAATTCTGCGGGGCCTGTGTCGATGTCTGCCCGACAGGTTCGCTCTCGGAAAAGATGGGCAATTGGGTTGGCCTGCCCGATAAATCAACTATAACCCATTGCGCCTTTTGCAGCATAGCATGCGAAATAACCATCAATACCAAAGGGAACAGGATAGTCAATGTGGGCCCGGAACCGGGGAAAAAGGAAGATCCTCCACAGGCATGCCTGCGCGGCAAGTTTATTCCGGGCGACATCACCCATCATCCGCAGAGAATCACCAGGCCTCATATCAAGAAGGAAGGACAATGGGCCGAGGCAGGCTGGGATGAAGCAATCGACCTGATTTCAGAAAACCTTGCACACCACCGTGGCCCGCAATTCGGCCTGATCGGTTCTGCTCACGATACTATTGAAAACAGTTTTATTCTACAGCAGTTCGTCCGCCGGACCATGAAATCAGCGAATGTGGATATCCATCCGACCAACGCCTACAAAACCATTATCAGGGATATTTATGATTACCACGCAACTCATGGTTTTGCCGAGATCGACGATATTCTCGAGGCCGACCATATATACGTCATAGGAGCACAGGCCAGTTGGTCCCACCCCATCATCGAGAACCACATACGAAAAGCCTACAGGGCCGGTAAAAAAGTCACCGTAGCCAATTTGGCGATAACCAGAACCATGAACTTCTCTTCTGATTACCGGCTCTACAAGAAAGGCCGGGAACATATTTTCCTGCACCAGCTCATGGCTGAACAGACTGCCGCTGCTCAAAGAGCAGGGAAAAACATAATGGTCATTGGCGATGAGGTCCTGCACTCAACGCGTGCCGAGGAAAATATCAAAAACCTGATGCGCATCGGCGAACTGCCGGGAGAGATCAAGATGCTTTTTCTGATGCCTGAAGGCAACCGCTATGGTGCCGTCATGGCCGGAATGAATCCGGCACTGCTTCCCGGATTCGCCGCAGCCGGGCAGGAAGGACTGACGACAGAGGAGATGCTCAAAAAGCGAAAGGTGCTGTCAGCTCTCTATCTGGTTGGCGATATCTCGGACCAGAGACTCCTCAAATCCCTTAAAGGGCTACAATTCATGGTGCAGCACAACATGTTCTTTACCCCGGCCTCAGATTATGCCCACGTCTTCCTCCCCTTGACCACCAGCATGGAATCGGATGGGCATATTTTCAACCTGGAAGGAAAACTAAAACGATTCACCCCGGTTCATCAAAATGATCACACCCTGCCAACCAGCCAGATCATCGGCAGGATAGCCACCATATTGGATGTGAAGGAAAGCTTTGGTACCCAGGACCTTGACCGTCACATTCAAGCACTTGCCGAAAGATCATTGCTTACAGGGCAAAAACCACGGATCGGTGAAGAAAAAAAACCGCACCCGCGATCGAAATCAAAAAACAGCTATATGACCAGGGAAATGCTGAAAAAACATCATTTCCATTACCTGGGCAACAATCTGGAGAAGGTCATCCCCGATCTGCAGGAGGTACTCCAAGAATGA
- a CDS encoding cyclic nucleotide-binding domain-containing protein, with the protein MGTPELIADFSIFSDFSRNNLLEIAQYLEVLEFNADDTVFREKEKADKFYGVLSGEVELRLIASDQILKADVHFEDYTRTKTEIVEREIAVDSIEPGEIFGWSALTPAGNFTSKAVCVEPTKVFAFPAGTLRNFFIQHPEVGYPFMERLAEIISNRLTNRTNKLIEGWSEAFNVNHI; encoded by the coding sequence ATGGGTACCCCGGAATTGATTGCAGATTTTTCTATTTTTTCAGATTTCTCACGAAATAATTTATTGGAAATCGCCCAATATCTCGAGGTCCTGGAATTCAATGCCGATGACACGGTTTTTCGGGAGAAAGAGAAAGCCGATAAGTTTTACGGTGTACTCAGTGGAGAAGTGGAACTTCGGCTTATAGCAAGTGATCAGATATTGAAAGCAGATGTTCATTTTGAAGATTACACACGCACCAAAACCGAAATAGTCGAAAGGGAAATTGCTGTCGATTCCATAGAACCCGGCGAAATCTTCGGATGGTCCGCTCTCACTCCGGCAGGGAATTTCACCTCTAAAGCCGTCTGCGTCGAACCAACTAAAGTCTTCGCCTTTCCAGCAGGCACCCTCAGGAATTTTTTCATCCAACATCCCGAGGTTGGATATCCCTTCATGGAACGACTGGCGGAGATTATTTCAAATCGCCTCACCAATCGAACCAACAAGCTTATAGAAGGCTGGAGCGAAGCTTTTAATGTGAACCATATCTGA
- a CDS encoding FAD-dependent oxidoreductase, translating to MKKYLIVGFIVIGLAAFWFFDVDRYLTLEGIKEVRAWLDDWASDAPLSLTFGFMAFYIAATTLSLPGAAVLTLAAGALFGLTLGVVIVSFASTIGATLAFLVARFVLRDTVQSRFGDRLNIINKGIKREGAFYLFTLRLIPVFPFFLINLLMALTPIRTWTFYWVSQVGMLAGTVVYVNAGTQLAQINSLSGILSPSLMISFAILGIFPLIGKKIVDFIKKRRVYSQWTKPAAFDRNLIVIGAGAAGLVSAYIGAAVKAKVTLIEAEKMGGDCLNYGCVPSKALIKTAKLAHRIRHGDDYGLEASTPNFSFRRVMARIHQVIATIEPHDSIERYTGLGVEVLSGYARLVDPWTVEVQLNDGGTRRLTSRAIVIATGARPFIPPLPGLDDVGYLTSDTLWDSFAALDEAPRRLVVLGGGPIGCELSQAFARLDSQVWQIEMGARILAREDEEVSASAKASLARDGVQVMTGHKALRCEREGERKFIVLEHQGQELRLEFDALICAVGRVARLQGYGLEDLGIPTERTVATNEYLETLYPNIFTAGDVAGPFQFTHTAAHQAWYAAVNALFGEFWKFKVDYSVIPWTTFIDPEVARVGLNEQEAHEKNIEVEVTRFNMADLDRAIADSAVHGFVKVLTVPRKDRILGVTIVGEHAGDLLAEFVLAMKQGLGLNKILGTIHTYPTLAEANKYAAGEWKRAHAPQKLLAWLEKYHNWKRS from the coding sequence ATGAAAAAATATCTCATTGTCGGTTTCATTGTAATTGGACTCGCCGCCTTCTGGTTTTTCGATGTGGATCGCTACCTGACCCTGGAAGGGATCAAGGAAGTCCGGGCCTGGCTGGACGACTGGGCCAGCGATGCGCCCCTGTCATTAACTTTTGGCTTTATGGCATTCTATATTGCAGCTACCACGCTTTCCCTGCCCGGTGCCGCAGTGCTGACCCTTGCGGCGGGAGCCCTTTTCGGGCTGACATTGGGAGTTGTCATTGTTTCCTTTGCCTCAACGATCGGGGCGACCCTTGCTTTTCTCGTCGCCCGCTTCGTTCTGCGTGATACCGTTCAGAGTCGTTTCGGCGATCGGCTCAATATCATCAATAAAGGCATCAAGCGGGAAGGAGCCTTCTATCTTTTTACCCTGCGCCTAATCCCTGTATTCCCTTTCTTTCTGATCAACCTGCTGATGGCTTTGACACCTATCCGCACCTGGACTTTCTACTGGGTCAGCCAGGTTGGTATGCTGGCAGGTACCGTCGTGTATGTCAATGCAGGCACGCAGCTTGCCCAGATCAACAGTCTCAGCGGCATACTGTCGCCCTCGTTAATGATATCCTTTGCCATCCTCGGTATCTTTCCCCTGATCGGCAAGAAAATCGTCGATTTTATCAAAAAGCGCCGAGTCTACTCACAGTGGACAAAACCGGCGGCCTTCGACCGCAATCTAATAGTAATTGGAGCAGGTGCGGCAGGCCTGGTCAGTGCCTATATCGGCGCAGCTGTCAAGGCCAAGGTGACACTCATCGAGGCGGAAAAAATGGGCGGTGACTGCCTCAACTATGGCTGCGTACCGAGCAAGGCGTTGATAAAAACCGCCAAACTTGCCCATCGTATCCGCCATGGTGACGATTACGGTCTTGAGGCAAGTACGCCCAATTTCAGCTTTCGTAGAGTGATGGCCAGGATTCACCAGGTAATCGCCACCATCGAGCCGCATGACAGTATCGAACGCTACACCGGACTTGGGGTCGAGGTTCTTTCTGGCTACGCCAGACTGGTGGATCCCTGGACTGTGGAAGTTCAGCTCAATGACGGCGGAACCAGACGTTTAACCTCCCGCGCCATCGTCATCGCTACGGGGGCACGACCTTTTATACCACCGCTGCCCGGTCTCGATGATGTGGGTTACCTTACCAGCGATACCCTGTGGGATTCTTTTGCCGCCCTGGACGAGGCGCCCCGGAGACTGGTGGTGCTGGGCGGCGGCCCGATCGGCTGCGAATTGTCCCAGGCCTTTGCCAGACTGGATTCGCAGGTGTGGCAGATAGAGATGGGCGCCAGGATTCTGGCCAGGGAGGATGAGGAGGTTTCAGCAAGTGCCAAGGCATCTCTGGCCCGGGACGGTGTGCAGGTGATGACCGGCCACAAGGCCCTGCGCTGCGAACGTGAGGGGGAGCGGAAATTCATCGTCCTCGAACATCAGGGGCAGGAGCTCCGCCTCGAATTTGATGCTCTTATCTGCGCGGTCGGCAGAGTCGCCAGACTGCAGGGCTACGGCCTCGAGGATCTCGGCATCCCCACGGAACGTACCGTGGCAACCAATGAATATCTGGAAACTCTCTATCCCAATATTTTCACCGCCGGAGATGTGGCAGGTCCCTTTCAGTTTACCCATACTGCCGCCCATCAGGCCTGGTACGCCGCGGTGAATGCCCTGTTTGGGGAATTCTGGAAATTCAAAGTGGATTATTCAGTTATCCCCTGGACCACTTTCATAGATCCGGAAGTTGCGCGGGTAGGCCTCAACGAGCAGGAGGCACATGAGAAGAATATCGAGGTGGAGGTCACCCGTTTTAATATGGCCGATCTTGATCGGGCCATTGCCGACAGTGCCGTCCATGGTTTTGTCAAGGTGCTCACCGTCCCCCGAAAAGATCGGATCCTCGGAGTGACCATCGTCGGTGAACATGCGGGCGACCTTCTTGCCGAATTCGTCCTGGCCATGAAGCAGGGACTCGGCTTGAACAAGATTCTGGGCACCATCCACACCTATCCGACTCTTGCCGAAGCCAATAAATACGCGGCAGGAGAATGGAAGCGCGCCCATGCCCCGCAAAAATTGCTTGCCTGGCTTGAAAAATACCACAACTGGAAAAGGAGCTAA
- a CDS encoding FadR/GntR family transcriptional regulator has protein sequence MVLIKKTSTVEAVVNLLTGRIHDRIYPPGSKLPSERRLQMEFGVGRLALREALSRLNAMGIIATAHGRGTYVQDRVKSSALKNVLIPHFALDDPQRLAEFVEARTMLESELAGLAAQRRTTGDLRRLEELLDQEVTMETPWEEIADIDLKFHQQLAAFACSPFLASMHEALISHIHLFLRGFVKQTNNPPAVLAAHLPLLEAIRAGDQEEARRLARLHITCSRLDYERFIEQKITDHTNQRAHHV, from the coding sequence TTGGTATTAATTAAGAAAACATCGACCGTAGAGGCGGTGGTCAATCTATTGACCGGGCGGATTCATGACAGAATCTATCCTCCTGGATCGAAACTGCCGAGCGAACGCCGCTTGCAGATGGAGTTCGGGGTAGGCAGATTGGCGCTGCGGGAGGCGCTGAGCAGGCTGAATGCCATGGGAATCATTGCCACTGCTCACGGGCGGGGAACATATGTCCAGGACCGGGTGAAAAGTTCGGCCTTAAAAAATGTGCTGATCCCTCATTTCGCCCTTGACGATCCGCAACGACTGGCGGAGTTTGTCGAGGCTCGGACCATGCTGGAAAGCGAACTCGCCGGTCTTGCGGCACAGCGGCGCACAACCGGAGATCTGCGCCGCCTCGAAGAGCTGCTCGACCAGGAGGTGACCATGGAAACGCCCTGGGAAGAGATAGCCGATATCGACTTGAAATTTCATCAGCAGTTGGCCGCGTTTGCCTGCAGCCCCTTTCTTGCTTCCATGCATGAGGCGCTGATTTCTCATATCCACCTCTTCCTTCGCGGCTTTGTGAAACAGACAAACAATCCCCCGGCCGTGCTGGCGGCGCACCTTCCCCTTCTCGAAGCAATACGTGCCGGTGACCAGGAAGAAGCAAGGAGGTTGGCGCGCCTGCACATCACCTGCAGCAGATTGGATTATGAACGCTTTATCGAGCAAAAAATCACCGACCACACTAATCAGAGAGCACATCATGTCTAA
- a CDS encoding sulfide/dihydroorotate dehydrogenase-like FAD/NAD-binding protein translates to MKILEKKIIAPNIHQMTLDAPNIARRALPGQFAIAIPNQHSERTPITLCDWDAEKGEVTVVFLEVGAATRRLAELSQGDEIYSFTGPLGKPFAIEKVGKVGLAGGCFGIGAILPAARAFKKAGNEVIVYLEARSSFLLYWHDKLEEAADEVRYSTSDGSLGSKGHAHDLLDKNLRDGEKFDRILAVGCTFMVFRISQATRPFKVRTIVSMSPIMIDGTGMCGACRLSVAGKTMFACVDGPHFDGHEVDWDVVLTRRKAYDEEEIIANERNRWQRSLQLRHH, encoded by the coding sequence ATGAAAATCCTGGAAAAGAAGATCATCGCGCCAAACATTCACCAGATGACCCTGGACGCACCGAACATAGCAAGGAGGGCCTTGCCCGGACAGTTTGCCATTGCCATCCCCAATCAACACAGCGAACGCACCCCGATCACACTCTGTGACTGGGATGCCGAAAAAGGAGAGGTGACCGTCGTCTTTCTCGAAGTTGGCGCTGCCACCAGAAGACTGGCTGAACTTTCGCAAGGAGACGAGATTTATTCGTTTACCGGTCCGCTGGGAAAACCATTTGCCATAGAAAAAGTCGGTAAGGTCGGCCTGGCCGGAGGCTGTTTCGGCATTGGTGCCATTTTGCCGGCAGCAAGGGCATTTAAAAAAGCCGGCAACGAGGTGATTGTATACCTCGAGGCCCGCAGCAGTTTCCTGCTCTATTGGCATGATAAGCTTGAAGAGGCCGCTGATGAAGTCAGATATTCCACATCCGACGGCTCGCTGGGCAGCAAAGGTCATGCCCATGATCTGCTGGACAAAAATCTGCGGGATGGTGAAAAATTCGACCGGATCCTGGCCGTTGGCTGCACCTTTATGGTTTTTCGCATATCCCAGGCAACCAGGCCTTTCAAGGTCAGAACCATTGTCAGCATGAGTCCTATCATGATAGACGGTACCGGAATGTGCGGTGCATGCAGATTGTCCGTTGCAGGAAAAACCATGTTTGCCTGTGTCGACGGCCCTCATTTTGACGGCCACGAGGTGGATTGGGATGTAGTGCTTACCAGGCGCAAGGCCTACGATGAAGAGGAAATCATAGCCAATGAACGCAACAGGTGGCAGAGATCATTACAATTACGACACCATTAA
- a CDS encoding PcfJ domain-containing protein has protein sequence MLSQSKANELNTLFGIEFNDYAERQSGKWTCPLSEEIIGDYFIIPLISAKMLKSEGYLMDNCCRDYLELCEVQKYRIFSMRNLSDERVATLGLRNDNGYWCFDQCFGPSNADVLEETIEYLDEDAELQTEVLPSDLYYVAHEVVRLMNAGHGSH, from the coding sequence ATGTTATCTCAATCAAAAGCAAATGAGCTGAATACTCTTTTTGGAATCGAATTCAATGACTATGCTGAGCGACAATCGGGTAAATGGACTTGTCCGCTATCCGAAGAAATTATCGGAGATTATTTTATTATTCCCCTGATCTCGGCGAAGATGCTTAAATCTGAAGGCTACCTGATGGATAATTGCTGCCGCGACTATCTTGAATTATGCGAAGTGCAGAAATATCGGATATTTTCAATGCGAAACCTGTCAGATGAACGTGTCGCAACCCTGGGGCTGAGGAATGACAATGGATATTGGTGCTTTGACCAATGTTTTGGACCATCAAATGCAGATGTGCTGGAAGAAACCATCGAATATCTGGATGAGGATGCTGAGCTGCAGACTGAGGTACTTCCGAGCGACCTGTACTATGTGGCTCATGAAGTAGTGAGATTGATGAATGCTGGTCATGGCAGCCATTAG
- a CDS encoding DUF808 domain-containing protein, which yields MTGGIFAVLDDIAVLLDDVALMGKLAAKKTAGILGDDLAVNAEKATGFPASRELPVLWAITKGSFVNKLIILPLAFLLSGYAPWLIVPILLLGGVYLSYEGIEKVWHMIAPRPHAAPSVKKISDKAELLRMEKTKIQSAVRTDFILSIEIIMIALGTMMEHSLLLQVLVVSLIAILATVGVYGLVAILVRMDDIGFHLIAQATRMRGRWAQMVEWSGLLMVASLPKIIRALGIIGTVAMLLVGGGMFTHNIHILHQILDFMPLFLANLLMGAVVGGVALAVSKVVQKGNSSKKAG from the coding sequence ATGACAGGTGGGATTTTTGCCGTACTCGATGATATCGCAGTCCTTCTCGATGATGTAGCTTTAATGGGCAAGCTGGCAGCCAAAAAAACAGCGGGTATTTTGGGCGATGATCTGGCGGTCAATGCCGAAAAGGCTACAGGTTTTCCAGCGTCACGGGAATTGCCGGTTCTCTGGGCTATTACCAAGGGCTCTTTTGTCAATAAACTGATTATCCTGCCGCTGGCGTTTCTGCTGAGTGGTTATGCGCCATGGCTGATCGTGCCGATACTCCTGCTGGGTGGTGTCTATCTGAGTTATGAGGGTATTGAGAAGGTCTGGCATATGATTGCACCTAGACCTCATGCTGCACCGTCAGTGAAAAAGATCAGCGATAAGGCGGAACTGCTCAGGATGGAAAAGACGAAGATACAATCGGCGGTGCGAACCGACTTTATCCTCTCGATAGAGATTATTATGATTGCGCTGGGCACCATGATGGAACACTCTCTGCTGCTTCAGGTTCTGGTGGTCAGTCTGATCGCCATTCTCGCGACTGTCGGGGTGTATGGGCTGGTAGCAATTCTGGTGCGTATGGATGATATCGGTTTTCATCTGATTGCCCAGGCCACCAGGATGCGCGGGCGCTGGGCGCAAATGGTCGAATGGTCGGGGTTGTTGATGGTCGCCTCTTTGCCGAAGATTATTCGTGCCCTGGGCATTATCGGAACAGTGGCAATGCTGCTTGTCGGCGGGGGAATGTTTACCCATAATATCCATATCCTGCATCAGATTCTAGATTTCATGCCGTTGTTTCTCGCCAATCTGCTCATGGGAGCGGTGGTTGGCGGAGTGGCGCTGGCAGTATCAAAAGTTGTACAAAAGGGTAATAGCAGTAAAAAGGCCGGTTAG